A region of the Pseudomonas anguilliseptica genome:
ACCGGTTCGGGTAAGACCACCACCTTGTACGCCAGCCTGGTCAGCCTGAATGACCGCACGCGCAATATCCTCACCGTCGAAGACCCGATCGAGTATCACCTTGAGGGCATCGGCCAGACCCAGGTCAATTCCAAGGTCGATATGACCTTCGCCCGCGGCCTGCGCGCGATCCTGCGTCAGGACCCGGACGTGGTGATGGTTGGTGAGATTCGCGACAAGGAAACCGCCGAGATTGCCGTGCAGGCTTCGTTGACCGGTCACTTGGTGCTCTCGACCTTGCACACCAACAGTGCCATTGGTGCGATTACCCGTCTGGTGGACATGGGCATTGAGCCGTTCCTGCTGTCGTCATCCCTGCTTGGTGTGCTGGCCCAGCGCCTGGTGCGGGTGCTCTGTCCGCATTGCAAGGCGCCTTACCAGGCGGACGAGGCCGAGTGCACATTACTTGGTGTGCCGTTCACGCAGTCACCGACGCTGTTCCACGCTCGCGGCTGCGCCGAGTGCCATCAGCAGGGCTACCGCGGCCGCACCGGCATCTATGAGCTGGTGGTGTTCGACGACCATATGCGCACGCTGATTCACAACGCCGCCTCCGAACAGGACATGACCCGTCACGCCCGCACTCTCGGCCCGAGCATCCGTGAGGATGGTCGGCGCAAGGTGCTGGAAGGGGCGACCACGGTTGAGGAAGTATTGCGCGTGACTCGCGAAGAATGAGCGGGGAAGAATAATGGCCGCGTTCGAATACCTCGCCCTCGACGGTAAAGGGCGTCAGCAAAAAGGCGTGCTGGAAGCCGATAGCGCGCGCCAGGTGCGGCAGATTCTGCGTGATCGGCAACTGGCGCCGCTGGATGTCAAAGCCACGCGCACCCGTGAAAGTGCAGGAGCAGGCTCGCACTTCAGTTTTGCTCGGGGCATTTCCGCCCGTGATCTGGCGCTGATCACCCGTCAATTGGCGACCCTGGTGCAGGCCGCGCTACCGATTGAGGAAGCCCTGCGCGCGGCGGCCGCCCAGGCCAGTTCGCCGCGCATTCAAAGCATGCTGCTGGCCGTACGCGCACGGGTGCTGGAAGGTCATGACCTGGCCAGCAGCCTGAAAGAATTCCCCTCGGCTTTCCCTGAGCTGTATCGCGCCACCGTGGCGGCGGGTGAGCATGCCGGCCACCTCGGCCCGGTGCTGGAGCAGTTGGCCGACTACACAGAGCAACGCCAGCAGTCGCGGCAGAAAATTCAGCTGGCGCTGCTTTATCCGCTGATTCTGATGTGCGCATCCCTGCTGATCGTCGGTTTCCTGCTCGGTTATGTGGTGCCAGATGTGGTGCGGGTGTTTGTTGACTCCGGGCAAACCCTGCCGGCGCTCACGCGCGGTCTGATTGCCCTGAGTGACTGGGTCAAAGGCTGGGGCTGGCTGGCGGTGGTTGTCGCCATTCTGGGCGTGTTCGCCCTGCGCTGGGCACTGCGTGATGATGCAGTCAAAGCGCGTTGGCATGGTTTTCTACTGCGTATCCCGCTGGTAGGACGCTTGATTCGCGCCACCGACTGCGCACGCTTCGCCTCAACCCTGGCGATTCTGACCCGCAGCGGCGTGCCGCTGGTGGAAGCACTCGGCATCGGCGCGCAGGTGATCGCCAACCGGGTGATTCGCGCTGAGGTGGTGATTGCCGCACAAAAGGTGCGCGAGGGCGGCAGCCTGACCCGCGCCCTGGAGGCCAGCGGCCAATTCCCGCCGATGATGCTGCACATGATCGCCAGCGGCGAACGCTCGGGTGAGCTGGACCAGATGCTGTCGCGTACCGCGCGCAATCAGGAAAACGATTTGGGTGCCCAGGTGGCGCTGCTGGTAGGGCTGTTCGAGCCCTTTATGCTGGTCTTTATGGGGGCGGTGGTGCTGGTAATTGTACTGGCCATTCTGCTGCCGATTCTGTCTCTCAATCAGTTGGTGGGGTAAATAAGTGAATAAGCGTCAAGCAGGTTTCACGCTGATCGAAATCATGGTGGTGGTGGTGATCCTCGGCATCCTCGCCGCATTGGTGGTGCCGCAGGTGATGAGCCGGCCCGATCAGGCCAAGGTCACCGTGGCCAAGGGCGATATCAAGGCTGTAGCGGCCGCGCTGGATATGTACAAGTTGGATAACCATGCCTACCCGAGTACCCAGCAGGGTTTGGAAGCGCTGGTGAAAAAGCCTTCCGGCAATCCGCAGCCGAAGAACTGGAACCGCGACGGTTATCTCAAGCGCCTACCGGTCGATCCGTGGGGCAACGTTTATCAATACCTGGCGCCGGGCACCAAGGGTGCCTTCGACCTGTACTCCCTGGGTGCCGACGGCAAGGAAGGCGGCAGCGATCAGGATACCGATATCGGTAACTGGGACCTCTGATCCCCATGCGCCAGCAACCGAGACAGGCTGGGGGCTTTACCCTGATCGAACTGCTGGTGGTGCTGGTGATTCTCGGCAGCCTGATCGGTATTGCAGTGCTCGGTGTGGGGATCGCCGGGCCTGGGCGCGAGTTGCATAACGAAGCCGAACGGCTGGCCGGATTGATTGGCGTGCTGGCCGAGGAAGCGGTGCTGGATAACCAGGAGTACGGCCTGTTGCTCAGTCGCGAGGCCTATCAGGTACTGCGTTACGATTCGGCGAAACAGAGCTGGCAGGCCTTGTCGGCCAAACCGCATAAGCTGCCGGGCTGGGCCGAGCTGAGTGTCGAACTGGAAGGGGCGGCGCTGGAGCTACCGCTGCCAGAGGGCGAAGAACCCAGCAAAGGCGCACTGACGCCGCAATTGTTGCTGCTGTCGAGCGGGGAAATCAGTCCGTTTCGTTTGCGTCTGGCCGAGCGCCGCGCCGATGGTTTGCGCCTGCAATTGGCAAGCGATGGTTTCCAATTGCCCAAGGTTGAGAGCGAACAGCCGGCGGGGCGCAAACGATGAGGCGCACGGGCGGTTTTACCCTGCTTGAGGTGCTGGTTGCCCTGGCGATTTTCGCCCTGGTCGCCGCCAGCGTACTGACCGCCACCGCGCGGAGCCTGCAAACTGCCTCGCGGTTGGAGGAAAAGACCCTGGCCATGTGGATCGCCGACAATCAGCTGGCGGAGTTGCAGTTGTCGAAGGCCCCGGTCGCCGATGGCCGTGACCAGGGTGAGGTGACTTTCGCCGGGCGGCGCTGGCAGTGGCAAAGCGAGGTGCTGGCTACCAGCGAGGCGGATATGCGCCGCGTCACCCTATGGGTCGCGCCCGCAGAGCAGGGGCGTTTGGGCGGTGATGTACGTGAGCGCGCAGTGGTCAGCCTGACTGGTTTTCTCGGGGTGCTGCCATGAGGGCGGCGCGCGGCTTTACCCTGCTCGAGTTGCTGATTGCTATCGCGATCTTTGCCCTGCTGGGGCTGGGCACCTACCGCATGCTCGACAGCGTGCTGCAAACCGACAAGGTCACCCGTGCCCATGAGCTGCAGCAGCGTGAGCTGGTGCGCGCCATGGCCGCATTCGAACGCGATGTGTTGCAGGTGCAGGGCAGGCCCATGCGTGATCCCTTCGGCGATCCACGCGCTGCTTTGCTCGGAGAGGACCTGGATAGCCCAACTCTGGAACTGACCCGCAGCGGCTGGCGCAATCCGCTGGGGCAACCGCGCTCCGGCCTGCAGCGGGTGCGCTGGCAACTCAGTGGCGAGCAGTGGCAGCGCCACTACTGGACGGTGCTGGATCAGGCGCAGGACAGTCAGCCGCAAGTGCAGCAAGCGCTGGATGGGGTGACCCGACTGCAATTGCGCTATCTGGATCAGGAGGGCAGCTGGCAGACCAGTTGGCCGCCGCAGAGCAACAACCCGGACGATGCACTCAAGCTGTTGCCGCAGGCCGTTGAGCTGGTGCTGGAGCATCGCCGTTATGGCGAGTTGCGCCGTGTGCTGCGCCTGCCCGAAGGCTTGCCGGAGCGACTTAAACAAGCACCCGAGCCGAGCCCTGACGACCCCGCCGAGCCTGGTGGTGATATTCCTGAGGAGCCGCGCAGATGAGTCGGCAGCGTGGCATGGCGCTGATCACCGTCTTACTGGTGGTGGCGGTGGTGACGGTGGTCAGTGCCGGGATTATTGCCCGCCAGCAGCTGTCGATCCGCAGCAGCGCCAATCAGCTGCATGTACGCCAAGCCTGGCATTACGCCCTGGGTGGCGAGACCCTGGCCAAGGCCATTCTGCAGCGCGACCTGCGCGAAGGTGATCCGCGTGCCCCGGTGGATCATCCGGGTGAGGCCTGGGCCAAAGCCCGTGCGCCTTTTGCCCTGGATGAGGGCGGCGCCTTGCGTGTGCAGATCACCGATCTGACAGGGCGTTTCAACCTCAACAGCCTGCTGCGTCAGGGCCAGCCCAATGAGGCCGCCGTGGCGCAATTCCGCCGTCTGCTGCTGGGGCTGCAGATCGAAGCGCCTTACGCCGAGCGCCTGCTCGACTGGTTGGATGCCGATGATCAGCCCAGCGGCGGTTACGGCGCGGAAGACAATCAATACCTGCTGGCGCAGCCGCCTTATCGCGCGGGCAACCGGGAGTTGAAGGATGTCTCCGAGCTGTGCCTGTTGCTGGAAATGACCGAGGCGGATTACCAGCGCCTGTCGCCCTATATCAGCGCCTTGCCGGCGGATGCCACGCTTAACGTCAATACTGCCAGCGCGCGGGTGTTGGCCAGCGTGGCTGAAGGGCTGCCCCTGAGTACCGCCCAGGGTCTGGTCGCCGCGCGGGGCAGTGAGGGCTATCGTGACTTACCGAGCTTTACCGCGCAGCTCAGCGGCTTGCAGGTGCAAAGCCAGGGCCTGGCGGTCGGCAGTCAGTATTTTCAGGTGCTCAGCGAAGTCACAGTGGGTGAGCGCCGTCAGGTTTTACGCAGCACCTTGCAGCGCGCCAGTGATGGTCAGCTGTATGTTCTAGCCCGTGATTTGGGGCAGGGCGGTATGCCGCCGACGCCCGTTGAGGAAGTCGAACCATGAGTCAGACCTATGTATTTCTGCCACCCGCCGCCTGTACCGGCGCGCAGGCGGATCTACCCGTACAGTGGGTGGCCGACGGGGTAAGCGAAACCCTGGCGTTCGGCGAGGCGCAGACGCAGCTTGGTGCCAGCTGGACCCTGGTCCTGCCCGTTGAGGCGGTAACCTCCTGCGCGGTCAATCTGCCTACGCGCAAGGCCCGCTGGTTGCGCCAGGCGCTGCCGTTTGCGGTGGAAGAGCTGCTCGCCGAAGAGGTCGAGCTGATGCACCTGGCGTTGGGAGAGCAATTGGCCGATGGTCGTCATCGTGTGTTTGCCGTGCGCCGCAGCTGGCTGGCCGGCTGGCTGGCGCTGTGCGCTACAGCGCCGCAGGCGATTGTGGTGGATGCCGATCTGCTGCCAGGGCAGGGCACTGCGCTCTTGCCGCTGCACGGCCGCTGGTTGCTGGGCGGCGAGAATGTCACACGGATGGCAC
Encoded here:
- the xcpS gene encoding GspF family T2SS innner membrane protein variant XcpS, translated to MAAFEYLALDGKGRQQKGVLEADSARQVRQILRDRQLAPLDVKATRTRESAGAGSHFSFARGISARDLALITRQLATLVQAALPIEEALRAAAAQASSPRIQSMLLAVRARVLEGHDLASSLKEFPSAFPELYRATVAAGEHAGHLGPVLEQLADYTEQRQQSRQKIQLALLYPLILMCASLLIVGFLLGYVVPDVVRVFVDSGQTLPALTRGLIALSDWVKGWGWLAVVVAILGVFALRWALRDDAVKARWHGFLLRIPLVGRLIRATDCARFASTLAILTRSGVPLVEALGIGAQVIANRVIRAEVVIAAQKVREGGSLTRALEASGQFPPMMLHMIASGERSGELDQMLSRTARNQENDLGAQVALLVGLFEPFMLVFMGAVVLVIVLAILLPILSLNQLVG
- the gspG gene encoding type II secretion system major pseudopilin GspG codes for the protein MNKRQAGFTLIEIMVVVVILGILAALVVPQVMSRPDQAKVTVAKGDIKAVAAALDMYKLDNHAYPSTQQGLEALVKKPSGNPQPKNWNRDGYLKRLPVDPWGNVYQYLAPGTKGAFDLYSLGADGKEGGSDQDTDIGNWDL
- the gspH gene encoding type II secretion system minor pseudopilin GspH, yielding MRQQPRQAGGFTLIELLVVLVILGSLIGIAVLGVGIAGPGRELHNEAERLAGLIGVLAEEAVLDNQEYGLLLSREAYQVLRYDSAKQSWQALSAKPHKLPGWAELSVELEGAALELPLPEGEEPSKGALTPQLLLLSSGEISPFRLRLAERRADGLRLQLASDGFQLPKVESEQPAGRKR
- the gspI gene encoding type II secretion system minor pseudopilin GspI; translated protein: MRRTGGFTLLEVLVALAIFALVAASVLTATARSLQTASRLEEKTLAMWIADNQLAELQLSKAPVADGRDQGEVTFAGRRWQWQSEVLATSEADMRRVTLWVAPAEQGRLGGDVRERAVVSLTGFLGVLP
- the gspJ gene encoding type II secretion system minor pseudopilin GspJ, coding for MRAARGFTLLELLIAIAIFALLGLGTYRMLDSVLQTDKVTRAHELQQRELVRAMAAFERDVLQVQGRPMRDPFGDPRAALLGEDLDSPTLELTRSGWRNPLGQPRSGLQRVRWQLSGEQWQRHYWTVLDQAQDSQPQVQQALDGVTRLQLRYLDQEGSWQTSWPPQSNNPDDALKLLPQAVELVLEHRRYGELRRVLRLPEGLPERLKQAPEPSPDDPAEPGGDIPEEPRR
- the gspK gene encoding type II secretion system minor pseudopilin GspK — translated: MSRQRGMALITVLLVVAVVTVVSAGIIARQQLSIRSSANQLHVRQAWHYALGGETLAKAILQRDLREGDPRAPVDHPGEAWAKARAPFALDEGGALRVQITDLTGRFNLNSLLRQGQPNEAAVAQFRRLLLGLQIEAPYAERLLDWLDADDQPSGGYGAEDNQYLLAQPPYRAGNRELKDVSELCLLLEMTEADYQRLSPYISALPADATLNVNTASARVLASVAEGLPLSTAQGLVAARGSEGYRDLPSFTAQLSGLQVQSQGLAVGSQYFQVLSEVTVGERRQVLRSTLQRASDGQLYVLARDLGQGGMPPTPVEEVEP